One region of Azoarcus sp. CIB genomic DNA includes:
- a CDS encoding type I 3-dehydroquinate dehydratase produces MSSAANLCTAAAERARETGTKLIAPLHNSQKTPAAEEIVAKFVAIKRAGAVVAKLAVMLLGLEDVLNVLQRSLAGK; encoded by the coding sequence GTGAGCTCGGCAGCGAATTTGTGCACTGCCGCGGCCGAACGCGCCCGCGAGACTGGCACGAAGCTGATCGCGCCCTTGCATAACTCCCAGAAAACGCCCGCGGCGGAGGAGATCGTCGCGAAGTTCGTGGCGATTAAAAGGGCCGGTGCGGTCGTCGCCAAGCTTGCAGTGATGCTGCTCGGGCTTGAGGATGTGCTGAACGTACTGCAGCGTTCGCTCGCCGGAAAGTAA
- a CDS encoding SulP family inorganic anion transporter: MHRLRSRIFPALVAHGGGDWLLTLTAAGLRADLVAGLLGALLVLPQGVAFARLAGLPPEYGIYTAIVPCIVAALFGSSRHVMSGPTNANSLALFAMLSPLALPGSPDYLRLVLTATFMVGVMQFLIARFRLGSLANFISPSVLLGFMSGAACLIGYRAMLDLWELARSGGVLAAGEPLVALVTVATTLVVVRYRRRWPAMLLGLAAGYALGEGWQVQTGQRIERLGALTSAVPPLSMPDLSPATLAQLSGIALSLTIVALGQSISIAKALAERSGQHIDVNREFFGQGLSNIAGSFFSSYLSCGSLNRSLPNLEAGARTPLAAVFSSLLLLLLVLAGADLLAGIPMSAIAALLLYVAWSLINVPKIVEIAGFSRQEAVCLGATWVAMLLIPIEFAILIGVGLSLIFYLHHTSRPVMRVLVPHGPERRFTPVEDVPGEAAECPQLKLVRMEGDVYFGAAQYVGDVLKEFRERHPGQKHLLVMAKSMNFVDLAGEQLWAREFRTRAEAGGGLYFHRPRPRVLDAWRRSGLHDSLRGGGHIFASKAEALARIVPALDPKVCAHCRVRIFRECRGMPGAPAEEGSRGG, translated from the coding sequence TTGCACAGGCTGCGGAGCCGGATTTTCCCGGCGCTGGTCGCGCACGGCGGCGGTGACTGGTTGCTGACGCTGACTGCGGCCGGCTTGCGGGCGGACTTGGTCGCCGGGCTGCTCGGTGCGCTGCTGGTTCTGCCGCAAGGGGTGGCCTTCGCGCGCCTAGCGGGTCTGCCGCCCGAGTACGGAATCTATACGGCGATCGTTCCGTGCATCGTGGCGGCACTGTTCGGTTCGAGCCGCCACGTGATGTCCGGCCCCACAAACGCCAACTCGCTCGCGCTCTTCGCGATGCTGTCGCCGCTGGCGCTGCCGGGCTCGCCGGACTATCTGCGGCTCGTGCTGACGGCCACCTTCATGGTCGGCGTGATGCAGTTCCTGATCGCCCGTTTTCGCCTCGGTTCACTCGCCAACTTCATTTCGCCGTCGGTGCTGCTCGGCTTCATGTCGGGCGCGGCGTGCCTGATCGGCTACCGCGCGATGCTGGATCTGTGGGAGCTGGCGCGATCGGGCGGCGTGCTTGCCGCAGGGGAACCGCTCGTCGCGCTCGTGACCGTCGCCACGACGCTGGTCGTCGTCCGCTACCGTCGGCGCTGGCCGGCGATGCTGCTGGGCCTGGCGGCCGGCTATGCGCTCGGCGAGGGCTGGCAGGTGCAGACAGGTCAGCGCATCGAGCGGCTCGGTGCGCTGACGTCGGCGGTTCCTCCCCTGAGCATGCCGGATCTTTCGCCGGCAACGCTCGCGCAGCTGTCGGGAATTGCGCTGTCGCTGACGATCGTTGCGCTGGGGCAATCGATCTCGATTGCGAAGGCGCTCGCGGAACGCTCGGGACAGCATATCGACGTCAATCGCGAATTCTTCGGGCAGGGGCTGTCGAACATCGCCGGCAGCTTCTTTTCGTCCTACCTCTCCTGCGGCTCGTTGAACCGCTCGCTGCCGAACCTCGAGGCTGGTGCGCGGACGCCCCTCGCGGCGGTGTTTTCGAGCCTCCTCCTGCTGCTTCTGGTCCTTGCCGGGGCGGATCTGCTCGCCGGCATCCCGATGTCGGCGATCGCGGCATTGCTCCTGTATGTCGCGTGGTCACTGATCAACGTGCCGAAGATCGTCGAGATCGCGGGTTTCAGCCGGCAGGAGGCGGTCTGCCTCGGTGCGACGTGGGTCGCGATGCTGCTCATCCCGATCGAGTTCGCGATCCTCATCGGAGTGGGGCTGTCGCTGATCTTTTACCTTCATCACACGTCCCGGCCGGTGATGCGGGTATTGGTGCCGCATGGTCCGGAGCGGCGCTTCACGCCCGTCGAGGACGTCCCAGGCGAGGCGGCGGAGTGCCCGCAGCTGAAGCTGGTGCGCATGGAGGGTGACGTGTACTTCGGGGCGGCGCAGTACGTAGGGGATGTGCTGAAGGAGTTCCGCGAGCGCCATCCGGGGCAGAAGCACCTGCTAGTGATGGCCAAGAGCATGAATTTCGTGGATCTCGCCGGCGAGCAGCTGTGGGCGCGCGAGTTCCGCACGCGGGCGGAGGCGGGCGGCGGACTGTACTTCCACCGGCCGCGACCGCGGGTGCTCGACGCGTGGCGACGCAGCGGGCTGCACGACAGCCTGCGTGGCGGGGGGCACATCTTCGCGAGCAAGGCCGAAGCCCTGGCGCGCATCGTCCCCGCGCTCGACCCGAAGGTATGCGCGCATTGCCGGGTGCGGATCTTCCGCGAGTGCCGGGGGATGCCCGGGGCGCCGGCGGAGGAAGGGAGCCGGGGCGGATGA
- a CDS encoding MarR family winged helix-turn-helix transcriptional regulator produces MVDQNFSCDHSAPASDEARLRTAIELLYFGYRAFTAPPDRILEERGLGRVHHRILYFVGRNPHVSVNALLGVLGVSKQALNAPLRQLVEMGLVATDTAAHDRRVRQLRLTAAGEALEARLTGAQMVQLEAAFAQAGAGAEAGWHAVMECLVGGGR; encoded by the coding sequence ATGGTTGACCAAAATTTCTCCTGCGACCACTCCGCGCCCGCTTCCGATGAAGCCAGGCTGCGCACTGCGATCGAGCTGCTGTACTTCGGCTATCGCGCCTTCACCGCGCCACCGGATCGCATCCTCGAAGAGCGCGGCCTCGGACGGGTGCATCACCGCATCCTGTATTTCGTCGGCCGCAATCCGCACGTTTCGGTGAATGCCTTGCTGGGCGTGCTGGGCGTGAGCAAGCAGGCCCTGAATGCACCATTGCGGCAACTGGTCGAGATGGGGCTGGTCGCGACGGACACCGCCGCGCACGACCGGCGCGTCCGTCAGTTGCGGCTCACCGCAGCGGGCGAGGCACTGGAAGCACGCCTCACCGGCGCCCAGATGGTCCAGCTGGAGGCCGCGTTTGCGCAGGCAGGCGCCGGGGCCGAGGCGGGGTGGCACGCGGTCATGGAATGCCTCGTCGGCGGGGGAAGATAG
- a CDS encoding PLP-dependent aminotransferase family protein codes for MTAQLSALPTFSTRTRDLHASPIREILAVVDRPGMISFAGGLPSGDSFPRLSLDTMPQNALQYGPSEGERPLREWIAADLRTRGLECTADQVLIVSGSQQGIDLVAKLFIDPQTPVAVESPTYLAALQVFRFFGARLLAYDAEAPDTASFVQEKPAFAYVIPTFQNPSGRCLDAAQRAALAASLDEARIPVFEDDPYRDLAYDPCERTPLCAGLRHTPWIYQGSFSKSLAPGLRLGYLVASPELLPFLTRLKQAADLHSNRVSQWVVLQQLNDPARQARIDALVASYRVRRDAFEQALRRHFGDIATWRTPPGGLFFWLTLKQQIDTRTLLPKAIAANVAFMPGEPFLPYEVEACGQLRLNFSHATAEQADVGLERLAALVRSAS; via the coding sequence ATGACCGCCCAGCTATCCGCCCTCCCCACATTTTCCACCCGCACCCGCGACCTGCACGCATCGCCGATCCGCGAAATCCTCGCCGTCGTCGATCGGCCGGGCATGATCTCGTTCGCTGGCGGCCTGCCCTCCGGCGACAGTTTTCCGCGGCTGTCCCTCGACACCATGCCGCAGAATGCGCTGCAGTACGGTCCCAGCGAGGGGGAGCGCCCGCTGCGCGAATGGATCGCCGCTGACTTGCGCACGCGGGGCCTGGAGTGCACGGCCGATCAGGTCCTGATCGTCTCCGGGTCGCAGCAGGGCATCGACCTCGTCGCGAAACTGTTCATCGATCCGCAGACCCCGGTTGCAGTGGAGTCCCCGACCTACCTCGCGGCCCTGCAGGTGTTCCGCTTCTTCGGCGCACGTCTGCTCGCCTACGACGCCGAGGCACCCGATACGGCATCCTTCGTGCAAGAGAAGCCCGCGTTCGCCTACGTCATCCCCACCTTCCAGAATCCGAGCGGACGCTGCCTCGACGCCGCGCAACGCGCCGCGCTGGCCGCCAGCCTCGACGAAGCGCGGATCCCCGTGTTCGAGGATGACCCCTACCGCGACCTCGCCTACGATCCCTGCGAACGCACGCCGCTGTGCGCCGGGCTGCGGCACACGCCATGGATCTACCAGGGCTCCTTTTCCAAGAGCCTCGCTCCCGGACTGAGGCTGGGCTACCTCGTCGCCTCGCCCGAACTGCTCCCATTCCTGACGCGCCTCAAGCAGGCTGCCGATCTGCACAGCAACCGTGTCAGCCAGTGGGTGGTGCTGCAGCAGCTCAACGATCCCGCGCGCCAAGCGCGCATCGACGCCCTCGTCGCGAGCTATCGCGTCCGCCGCGATGCGTTCGAACAGGCCCTCCGCCGACATTTCGGCGACATCGCCACGTGGCGCACGCCCCCCGGCGGCCTCTTCTTCTGGCTGACCCTGAAGCAGCAGATCGACACCCGCACGCTCCTGCCGAAGGCCATCGCAGCGAACGTCGCCTTCATGCCGGGCGAGCCCTTCCTGCCATACGAGGTCGAGGCCTGCGGCCAGCTGCGGCTCAATTTCAGCCATGCAACCGCGGAGCAGGCCGATGTCGGGCTGGAGCGGCTGGCGGCACTTGTGCGAAGCGCGTCCTGA
- a CDS encoding phosphoesterase: MTTPATIYYHADCLDGFGAAYAAWRRLGDAARYLPVHYGNAWQVEDVAGRDVFILDFSFPRAELERMAARARSVCLIDHHASAHAAWAELLHADEGSSGARHHDPARKLTVIFDLERSGARLAWAHFHPDTAVPAALAHIEDQDMWRFRLPGTRPFCRALRMRDFAFPTWDPIVRASEDATSPAHRALLDEGEAVDRFLAIEVDRLAASALVMPVGLQSTIAPGAAVSPHDERVGGLAINASAVFASELGGRLAERSRTFGLVWQLAGDGFVKASLRGCNVVNVARIAEHYGGGGHPNAAGFRMPLRDFLDQVLSTIPDKPL; the protein is encoded by the coding sequence ATGACCACACCCGCCACCATCTACTACCACGCCGACTGCCTCGACGGCTTCGGCGCGGCCTACGCCGCCTGGCGCCGCCTGGGCGATGCCGCACGCTACCTGCCGGTGCACTACGGAAACGCCTGGCAGGTCGAAGACGTCGCCGGGCGCGACGTCTTCATCCTCGATTTCTCGTTTCCCCGCGCAGAACTCGAGCGCATGGCCGCGCGGGCCCGCTCGGTCTGCCTGATCGATCACCATGCCAGCGCCCACGCGGCGTGGGCGGAGCTGCTGCACGCCGACGAAGGGAGCAGCGGCGCACGCCATCACGATCCCGCCCGCAAGCTGACGGTGATCTTCGATCTCGAACGCTCCGGCGCCCGGCTCGCATGGGCACATTTCCACCCCGATACGGCCGTCCCAGCAGCGCTCGCACACATCGAAGACCAGGACATGTGGCGCTTCCGGCTCCCCGGCACGCGCCCCTTCTGCCGCGCACTGCGCATGCGCGACTTCGCCTTCCCGACCTGGGATCCGATCGTGCGCGCAAGCGAGGATGCGACGTCCCCCGCCCACCGTGCCCTGCTCGACGAAGGCGAAGCCGTCGACCGCTTCCTCGCCATCGAGGTCGATCGGCTCGCGGCAAGTGCGCTGGTGATGCCCGTGGGCTTGCAGTCCACCATCGCGCCGGGCGCCGCGGTCTCCCCGCACGACGAGCGGGTCGGCGGCCTGGCAATCAACGCCAGCGCCGTATTCGCGTCCGAACTAGGCGGACGGCTCGCCGAACGCTCGCGCACCTTCGGCCTCGTCTGGCAGCTCGCCGGCGACGGCTTCGTGAAGGCATCGCTACGCGGCTGCAACGTCGTGAACGTCGCGCGCATCGCCGAACATTACGGCGGCGGCGGTCACCCCAACGCCGCCGGCTTTCGCATGCCCTTGCGCGATTTCCTCGATCAGGTGCTCTCGACAATACCGGACAAGCCACTCTGA
- a CDS encoding antitoxin Xre/MbcA/ParS toxin-binding domain-containing protein gives MSPPVAALPPTPSLSIESVLGGQGVLHARPRTALDWVSVIRRGISSAAVDSATKTLHVTQAELAEALGIPERTLARRKKEGTLNSEESAKLVRLARVAERAQEVFEDPDLAMHWLKSPNTALGTAVPLSLMDTDIGAESVLDTLGRIEHGVFA, from the coding sequence ATGAGTCCCCCTGTCGCGGCCCTTCCGCCCACCCCCTCGCTTTCGATCGAATCCGTGCTCGGCGGCCAGGGCGTGCTGCATGCAAGGCCGCGGACGGCGCTCGACTGGGTATCCGTCATCCGCCGCGGCATTTCCTCGGCCGCCGTCGATTCGGCGACGAAGACGCTGCACGTCACGCAGGCCGAACTTGCCGAAGCCTTGGGCATTCCGGAGCGGACCTTGGCGCGGCGCAAGAAGGAAGGCACCCTCAACAGCGAGGAATCCGCCAAGCTGGTACGCCTCGCGCGAGTCGCCGAGCGCGCCCAGGAGGTCTTCGAGGATCCGGACCTTGCCATGCACTGGCTGAAGTCGCCCAACACGGCCCTCGGCACTGCGGTGCCGCTGTCGCTCATGGACACGGATATCGGTGCCGAGAGCGTGCTGGACACCCTCGGCCGTATCGAGCACGGCGTATTCGCCTGA
- a CDS encoding RES domain-containing protein codes for MLTVWRLVTARFADSAFSGEGARLYGGRWNRKGVPMVYTAATQSLAMLEMLVQDEPLRARYVVIPARFPSGLRIDRIAVDELPGDWRRLAAREHLQGLGSDWAKGNSAAVLAVPSAVIPSETNYLLNPLHPSFAKIAIGDAQEFVTDLRLIRSP; via the coding sequence ATGCTCACGGTGTGGCGTCTGGTGACAGCGCGCTTTGCGGATTCGGCATTCTCGGGCGAAGGCGCGCGCTTGTACGGCGGACGCTGGAATCGCAAAGGCGTCCCGATGGTGTATACCGCTGCGACACAGTCCTTGGCCATGCTCGAAATGCTCGTGCAGGACGAACCCTTGCGCGCCCGCTACGTGGTCATTCCGGCAAGATTCCCGAGCGGCCTGCGCATCGACCGTATCGCCGTGGACGAGTTACCCGGCGACTGGCGCAGGCTCGCGGCGCGCGAACACCTGCAGGGTCTCGGCAGCGACTGGGCGAAGGGCAATTCCGCCGCCGTGCTCGCCGTTCCCAGTGCGGTGATCCCGTCGGAAACGAACTACCTCCTCAACCCCTTGCACCCGTCCTTTGCGAAAATCGCCATCGGCGACGCGCAGGAATTCGTCACGGACCTACGTCTCATTCGAAGTCCATAA
- a CDS encoding HDOD domain-containing protein: protein MSTTPEEDKTGDALKAQRFQMLEDIASEMSRKLVFPTCFDVTIRLRELLDDPDAPIEKISTAVSLDPMISSRLLSVANSVLNRRDGAPCKDLQSAIMRIGTKSVRSLALGIAMKQLLLAKDLTDFDGISRRLWTHSVTTAAACSVLARKFGRVTAEQALFAGLVHDLGASYMLYRASQYDELRQRPDTVKHLVYQWHESIGESLLFALGIPEEIAIATRDHDHPRPMPEYPRNLTDIVYIGNVMAGGHFEWMKKDFDAAAQARAELGEPYLPLIEDMKAATAELHAALDS, encoded by the coding sequence ATGTCCACCACACCCGAAGAAGACAAGACCGGCGATGCACTGAAGGCCCAGCGTTTCCAGATGCTGGAAGACATCGCCAGCGAGATGTCGCGCAAACTGGTCTTCCCGACCTGTTTCGACGTCACCATCCGCCTGCGCGAGCTGCTCGACGACCCGGATGCTCCGATCGAGAAGATCAGCACCGCCGTAAGTCTCGACCCCATGATCAGCAGCCGCCTGCTGAGCGTTGCCAACTCCGTGCTCAACCGCCGCGACGGCGCGCCGTGCAAGGATCTGCAATCCGCGATCATGCGCATCGGCACGAAGTCGGTACGTTCCCTCGCGCTCGGCATCGCGATGAAGCAACTTCTGCTGGCGAAGGACCTCACCGACTTTGACGGCATATCCCGACGGCTGTGGACGCATTCCGTGACCACCGCTGCCGCCTGTTCCGTTCTCGCGCGCAAGTTCGGTCGCGTAACCGCCGAGCAGGCGCTGTTCGCCGGCTTGGTGCATGACCTGGGCGCCAGCTACATGCTCTATCGCGCCTCGCAGTACGACGAATTGCGTCAACGGCCGGATACCGTCAAGCACCTTGTCTACCAGTGGCACGAGAGCATTGGCGAGTCGCTCCTCTTCGCCCTCGGCATCCCCGAAGAAATCGCCATCGCCACGCGCGACCACGATCACCCCCGCCCCATGCCCGAATATCCGCGCAACCTCACCGACATCGTCTACATCGGCAACGTCATGGCCGGCGGACATTTCGAGTGGATGAAAAAGGATTTCGACGCCGCCGCGCAGGCCCGCGCCGAGCTCGGCGAACCCTATCTACCCCTCATCGAAGACATGAAGGCGGCGACAGCGGAACTTCACGCCGCGCTCGACAGCTGA
- a CDS encoding M10 family metallopeptidase — protein sequence MALASLSTQQIIDQLDSGFHWVGSTITYAFPVIAADLFWTDEGSSFRPLDATQQAYAEVALASWDELIAPSFAEVSGSASDVEFGLTLNADYAHAYFPSYGSVWFRSGDASLADPEVGSYGYLTYVHEVGHALGLDHMGDYNGYAPEPTSYQDSTVLSVMSYFGPSYGSWSAGTGQVAWADWVGSDGRLYQPQTPMLDDVLAIQSIYGADRTTRPGDTTYGFGSNVSGAMAEILDFARNAHPVLILYDAGGNDTLNLSGWSSGSTVDIAPGAYSSCNDMTNNIAVAYSTDIENVVCGDGSDSISGNTLANRLDGGGGNDTIYGQSGDDELLGGGGNDHLDGGTGIDWATLGADLGSYAIIYDAATGIFTFQNQSTGVDTITGTEYFRFANDVTRSANELIGGQRAAPVAGITVSGTGRANVLTGTDADDQLFGLGGADSLDGGFGHDLLDGGRSADRLAGGNGDDTYVVDNRNDIVIESNGLLGGIDTVRSTVSFALGADLEHLTLTGRARANGAGNDGNNVIVGNAGLNTLDGRSGDDTLIGAGGRDILSGGAGHDVFRFDAISDTSATARKADMISDFAIGEDLLDLSLIDANLLTAENDAFDATFVAAGSAFYAPGQLQFAGGILYGNVDADAKPEFAINVGQLALSHGDLVL from the coding sequence ATGGCGCTGGCATCACTCTCGACGCAGCAGATCATCGACCAGCTCGATTCGGGCTTCCACTGGGTCGGCAGCACCATCACCTACGCCTTCCCGGTCATCGCCGCCGACCTGTTCTGGACCGACGAAGGCAGCTCCTTCCGGCCGCTGGACGCAACCCAGCAGGCGTACGCCGAAGTGGCGCTCGCCTCGTGGGACGAACTGATCGCCCCGTCGTTCGCGGAAGTATCGGGCTCCGCGTCCGACGTCGAATTCGGACTCACCCTCAACGCCGACTACGCCCACGCCTACTTCCCGTCCTACGGAAGCGTCTGGTTCAGGTCCGGCGACGCCTCCCTGGCCGACCCCGAGGTCGGCAGCTATGGCTACCTGACCTATGTCCATGAGGTCGGCCACGCCCTGGGTCTGGACCACATGGGCGACTACAACGGCTACGCGCCCGAGCCGACGAGCTACCAGGACAGCACGGTCCTGTCCGTCATGTCCTACTTCGGTCCGTCCTACGGCTCATGGTCGGCCGGAACCGGCCAGGTCGCATGGGCCGACTGGGTCGGCTCCGACGGCCGGCTCTATCAGCCCCAAACCCCCATGCTCGACGACGTACTGGCGATCCAGAGCATATATGGCGCCGACCGTACGACCCGTCCCGGCGACACCACCTACGGCTTCGGCTCAAATGTCAGCGGCGCGATGGCGGAGATCCTCGATTTCGCGCGCAACGCCCATCCTGTCCTCATCCTCTACGACGCAGGCGGAAACGACACCCTCAACCTCAGCGGCTGGTCGTCGGGCAGCACAGTCGATATCGCGCCGGGAGCCTACAGCTCCTGCAACGACATGACCAACAACATCGCCGTCGCATACTCGACGGACATCGAGAACGTCGTCTGCGGCGACGGCTCCGATTCGATCAGCGGCAACACCCTCGCGAACCGTCTCGACGGCGGCGGCGGCAACGACACCATCTACGGCCAAAGCGGCGACGACGAGCTCCTCGGCGGTGGCGGCAACGACCACCTCGACGGCGGCACGGGTATCGACTGGGCCACCTTGGGCGCGGACCTCGGCAGCTACGCGATCATCTACGACGCCGCCACCGGAATCTTCACGTTCCAAAACCAGTCGACCGGGGTCGACACCATCACCGGCACCGAATACTTCCGCTTCGCCAATGACGTCACCCGAAGCGCCAACGAACTCATCGGCGGTCAGCGTGCTGCGCCCGTTGCCGGGATCACGGTCTCGGGCACCGGCCGCGCCAACGTCCTCACCGGTACCGACGCCGACGACCAGCTGTTCGGCCTCGGCGGCGCGGATTCGCTCGACGGCGGCTTCGGCCACGACCTGCTCGACGGCGGCCGGAGTGCCGACCGCCTCGCCGGCGGCAACGGCGACGACACCTATGTCGTCGACAACCGCAATGACATCGTGATCGAATCGAACGGCCTGCTCGGCGGCATCGACACGGTGCGCAGCACCGTCTCCTTTGCCCTCGGCGCCGACCTCGAACACCTCACCCTCACCGGCCGCGCGCGCGCGAACGGCGCCGGCAACGACGGCAACAACGTCATCGTCGGCAACGCCGGACTCAACACCCTCGACGGCCGCAGCGGCGACGACACCCTGATCGGCGCGGGGGGGCGCGACATCCTCAGCGGCGGCGCCGGCCACGACGTCTTCCGCTTCGACGCCATCTCCGATACCAGTGCGACTGCCCGTAAAGCCGACATGATCTCGGACTTCGCGATCGGCGAAGACCTCCTCGACCTGTCCCTCATCGACGCGAACCTCCTTACCGCGGAAAACGACGCCTTCGACGCCACCTTCGTCGCCGCCGGGTCGGCCTTCTATGCACCAGGCCAGCTCCAGTTCGCCGGCGGCATCCTGTACGGCAACGTCGACGCCGACGCGAAGCCCGAGTTCGCAATCAACGTCGGACAGCTCGCCCTCTCCCACGGCGACCTGGTGCTCTAG
- a CDS encoding SIMPL domain-containing protein (The SIMPL domain is named for its presence in mouse protein SIMPL (signalling molecule that associates with mouse pelle-like kinase). Bacterial member BP26, from Brucella, was shown to assemble into a channel-like structure, while YggE from E. coli has been associated with resistance to oxidative stress.) — protein MHIPTALQRCLLILALPLLASTASHATEPKADSGATTVELSADARRAAPNDLAIATLYFEADDRNPGALARKVNSAIAAALEQARAQATVKAKSAGTATFPVYGKEGRRIESWRMRSDIQLESRDLPALTELVGKLQGTLALSGLTLQPSPETRKSTADLAATDAIRAFQERAGAIAATLNKPWRIRHLSVAHGGSPRPPFPAARAAAAFAAEASPMPVEAGETEIIVTVSGTIELTD, from the coding sequence ATGCACATACCTACGGCCCTGCAACGCTGCCTGCTGATCTTGGCGCTTCCGCTGCTCGCCTCCACGGCGAGCCACGCAACCGAACCGAAAGCGGACAGCGGGGCCACCACGGTCGAGCTGTCGGCCGACGCCCGCCGCGCGGCACCCAACGACCTCGCCATCGCAACCCTTTATTTCGAGGCGGACGACCGCAATCCCGGCGCGCTCGCGCGCAAGGTCAACAGCGCCATTGCGGCGGCACTCGAACAGGCGCGCGCCCAGGCAACGGTGAAGGCGAAGTCTGCCGGCACGGCCACCTTTCCGGTCTATGGCAAGGAAGGCCGGCGCATCGAAAGCTGGCGCATGCGCTCCGACATCCAGCTCGAAAGCCGGGACCTCCCCGCCCTCACCGAACTCGTCGGCAAGCTCCAGGGAACGCTCGCACTTTCCGGCCTGACCCTGCAGCCCTCGCCCGAAACCCGCAAGAGCACCGCCGACCTCGCCGCCACCGACGCAATCCGCGCCTTTCAGGAGCGCGCCGGCGCCATCGCCGCCACGCTGAACAAGCCGTGGCGGATTCGCCATCTCTCCGTCGCCCACGGTGGCAGCCCCCGCCCCCCCTTCCCCGCGGCGCGCGCGGCGGCGGCATTCGCCGCAGAGGCCTCGCCCATGCCCGTCGAAGCCGGCGAGACCGAAATCATCGTCACCGTCAGCGGCACCATCGAACTGACGGACTAA
- a CDS encoding MliC family protein gives MRLDRQLAALSALLIGAGSLAGTAWTRDGSRVVSYTCPGGEQFTVEYFEGHVRLRTGAGIFALTGEKSASGEKYSDGYTVLSASGDQAVLERPGLPESQACSAIRKASL, from the coding sequence ATGCGCCTCGATCGCCAACTGGCAGCCCTTTCCGCACTACTCATTGGCGCGGGTTCCCTCGCCGGCACCGCCTGGACCCGCGACGGTTCGCGGGTCGTCAGCTACACCTGCCCCGGTGGAGAGCAATTCACCGTCGAGTACTTCGAAGGCCACGTGCGCCTGCGCACGGGCGCCGGCATCTTCGCCCTCACGGGCGAGAAGTCGGCCAGCGGCGAAAAGTATTCCGACGGTTATACGGTACTCTCGGCCAGCGGAGACCAGGCCGTACTCGAAAGACCGGGACTGCCCGAAAGTCAGGCCTGCAGCGCCATCCGCAAGGCCTCGCTCTGA
- a CDS encoding C40 family peptidase, with the protein MVVRKLLHALTASAIAALVAACGSVPAPRPDVSSAPTVPSGRASADYFVLDDPEHSREMVIFALGLIDTGYRFGGRNPDAGLDCSGMVSYVVEQISGRRLPHNAAQIADRTRPVSLAVLQPGDLVFFNTMNRPYSHMGIYMGEGKFVHAPSSRGRVRVERLDSPYFRSRFDGARTLLADS; encoded by the coding sequence ATGGTCGTCCGCAAGCTGCTTCATGCCCTGACGGCATCTGCGATCGCAGCCTTGGTCGCAGCCTGCGGCAGCGTCCCGGCCCCGCGGCCCGACGTCTCCTCCGCACCAACCGTCCCTTCCGGACGCGCAAGCGCCGACTATTTCGTCCTCGACGACCCCGAGCATTCGCGCGAGATGGTCATCTTCGCGCTGGGCCTGATCGACACCGGCTACCGCTTCGGCGGCCGCAATCCCGACGCGGGCCTCGACTGCAGCGGCATGGTTTCCTATGTCGTAGAGCAGATCTCCGGCCGCCGCCTGCCGCACAATGCCGCGCAGATTGCCGACCGAACGCGGCCGGTCAGCCTCGCGGTGCTCCAGCCGGGCGACCTCGTATTCTTCAACACGATGAACCGACCTTACTCCCACATGGGCATCTACATGGGCGAAGGCAAGTTCGTGCATGCGCCATCGAGCCGCGGTCGCGTGCGCGTCGAACGGCTCGACAGCCCCTATTTCCGATCCAGATTCGACGGCGCCAGGACGCTCCTGGCGGACAGTTGA